Proteins found in one Sorghum bicolor cultivar BTx623 chromosome 1, Sorghum_bicolor_NCBIv3, whole genome shotgun sequence genomic segment:
- the LOC8078003 gene encoding bifunctional fucokinase/fucose pyrophosphorylase → MDARPRRRRPRTAEEAAATLRKAWCRLRLSARDPARVPPWDAVVLTAASPQQAALYNRQLERARALGRFPASTAAIAVPDPDGARIGSGAATLHAVAALARQLAAQASKEEIGEFLLEAANGGSGDEAAIAAASSIMAKKHVLLLHAGGDSKRVPWANPMGKAFLPLPYLAGDNPDGPVPLLFDHILAISSSARQAFNNQGGIFIMTGDVLPCFDASNLYLPDDAACIVTVPTTLDVAANHGVVVASKDGGIDQETYSLCLVDDLLQKPTVSELVEGHAILDDGRALLDTGIIAARGKAWQDLVTLALSSSHTVIKELMTSNKELSLYEDLVAAWVPAKHEWLRNRPLGKELISALGKQRIFSFCSYNFSFLHFGTSVEVLDHLAGSYSGLVGRRHMCSLPETTACDIAATAIILSTKISSGVSIGEDSLVYDSVLCGRIRIGSQCIVVTVNIREFHSSTCFTLPDRHCLWEVPLVNSAERVLVYCGLHDNPKVSIKMDGTFCGKPWINVLEDLRIQVVDLWDSTSQDKCLWTAKLFPVMSLPEMLNVGMWLMGSVCDPDGKIASLWRKSQRISLDELHRAIDYRQLCTDSSKHQADLAADIAKACMNYGLLGRNLFQLCEEMLQKDTCLAVYEELLSFFPSHRDQYPGVLPQSREYQVKMDLLRASGDLSTACMVEEKVWASIASETASAIKYGSKEPSSGKMSSNHGNLHPRKAVVELPVRVDFVGGWSDTPPWSLERPGCVLNMAICLQGSLPVGAMIETTEDHLGVRIEDDAGRNVYIDNLSCISPPFKESDPFRLVKSALIVTGILGHKILSKSGLNIRTWANVPRGSGLGTSSILAAAVVKGLFQVMEDDESDDNVARAVLVVEQIMGTGGGWQDQIGGLYPGIKCAQSFPGQPLRLQVVPVLTTPQLIQELEERLLVVFTGQVRLAHQVLQKVVTRYLRRDNILISSIKRLAELAKIGREALMNGELDELGGILLEAWRLHQELDPFCSNKLVDKLFAFAGPYCCGYKLVGAGGGGFALLLAKNVSCAKELRRALEESATFDVKVYDWNVAMPR, encoded by the exons ATGGACGCGCGCCCGCGACGGCGGAGGCCGCGCAcggcggaggaggcggcggcgacgctGCGGAAGGCGTGGTGCCGGCTGCGGCTGTCCGCGCGCGACCCGGCACGCGTGCCGCCCTGGGACGCCGTCGTGCTCACGGCCGCCAGCCCCCAGCAGGCCGCGCTCTACAACCGCCAGCTCGAGCGCGCCCGCGCCCTCGGCCGCTTTCCCGCATCCACCGCGGCCATCGCCGTCCCTGACCCAGACGGCGCTCGCATCGGCTCCGGCGCCGCCACGCTCCACGCCGTCGCCGCCCTCGCCCGCCAACTCGCCGCCCAG GCTTCCAAGGAAGAGATCGGCGAATTCCTTCTCGAAGCAGCAAATGGTGGTTCGGGGGATGAGGCCGCGATCGCCGCGGCATCGAGCATCATGGCGAAGAAGCACGTGCTCTTGCTTCACGCCGGGGGCGACAGCAAGAGGGTTCCCTGGGCGAACCCCATGGGGAAGGCGTTTCTCCCTCTGCCTTACTTGGCCGGAGACAATCCCGATGGACCTGTTCCGCTTTTGTTCGATCACATTCTTGCCATCTCCTCCAGTGCAAGGCAAGCTTTCAACAACCAAG GAGGGATCTTCATAATGACCGGGGATGTTCTCCCGTGCTTTGATGCCTCCAACCTATATCTTCCTGACGATGCTGCTTGTATTGTGACGGTGCCCACCACTCTGGATGTGGCTGCTAATCATGGAGTGGTTGTAGCATCAAAGGACGGTGGGATTGATCAGGAGACCTATTCGCTATGTTTGGTTGATGATCTCCTGCAGAAGCCGACAGTGAGCGAGCTTGTAGAGGGCCATGCCATCCTAGATGATGGGAGAGCATTGCTTGACACAGGAATAATAGCAGCAAGGGGTAAAGCGTGGCAGGACCTTGTTACCCTTGCACTCTCATCTAGCCATACTGTGATTAAGGAGCTCATGACTAGTAACAAAGAG CTCAGCTTGTATGAGGATCTTGTGGCGGCATGGGTACCAGCCAAGCATGAATGGTTGCGAAACCGTCCATTGGGGAAGGAACTGATTTCTGCTTTAGGAAAACAAAGGATTTTCAGCTTTTGTTCAT ATAACTTCTCATTTTTACATTTTGGCACATCCGTGGAGGTTCTTGATCACCTGGCGGGTTCCTATTCTGGACTTGTAGGTCGAAGGCATATGTGCTCACTACCAGAGACCACTGCTTGTGATATTGCAGCGACAGCTATTATTTTGTCTACCAAGATTTCTTCTGGGGTCTCAATAGGAGAGGATTCATTGGTTTATGATTCAGTACTTTGCGGTAGAATACGGATTGGCTCACAATGTATTGTTGTCACGGTGAATATACGTGAGTTTCATAGTAGCACTTGTTTCACATTACCTGATCGACATTGCCTCTGGGAAGTACCTTTGGTAAACTCTGCAGAAAGAGTTTTGGTTTACTGTGGTCTTCACGATAATCCAAAAGTTTCTATTAAGATGGATGGGACATTCTGTGGCAAGCCATGGATAAATGTCTTGGAAGATCTTAGAATCCAGGTTGTGGATCTGTGGGATTCAACCAGCCAGGACAAATGCTTATGGACTGCAAAGCTTTTTCCTGTCATGTCTCTCCCAGAAATGCTTAATGTTGGCATGTGGCTTATGGGATCAGTATGTGACCCAGATGGGAAAATAGCTTCCTTGTGGAGAAAATCACAGAGGATCAGCTTGGACGAGCTGCATCGTGCTATTGATTACAGACAACTTTGCACCGATTCGAGCAAGCATCAGGCAGATCTTGCAGCTGACATAGCCAAGGCTTGCATGAACTATGGCTTACTTGGGCGTAATCTGTTTCAACTTTGTGAGGAAATGTTACAAAAGGATACATGTTTAGCGGTCTATGAAGAATTACTTTCGTTTTTTCCAAGTCACAGGGATCAGTATCCTGGGGTTCTTCCTCAGAGCAGAGAATATCAGGTCAAGATGGATCTGCTTAGAGCTTCTGGAGATCTTTCCACTGCATGTATGGTGGAAGAGAAAGTGTGGGCTTCCATAGCAAGCGAAACTGCGTCGGCAATAAAATATGGATCGAAAG AGCCATCGAGTGGCAAGATGTCTTCAAACCATGGAAACTTGCATCCCAGGAAGGCTGTTGTAGAATTACCAGTCCGTGTGGATTTTGTTGGGGGTTGGAGTGATACACCTCCGTGGAGCTTGGAGCGTCCAGGTTGTGTTTTGAATATGGCAATATGCTTGCAAGGAAGCCTTCCAGTTGGTGCTATGATAGAGACAACAGAAGACCACCTTGGAGTAAGAATCGAAGATGATGCTGGTAGAAATGTTTATATTGATAATCTGTCATGTATTTCTCCTCCATTCAAAGAAAGTGATCCATTCCGTCTTGTTAAGTCTGCTCTTATTGTTACTGGAATCCTTGGCCACAAGATATTGTCAAAATCAGGTCTGAACATTAGGACATGGGCAAATGTTCCTCGTGGAAGTGGGCTGGGAACTTCTAGCATattagctgctgctgttgttaagGGACTATTTCAAGTAATGGAAGACGATGAAAGTGATGATAATGTTGCTAGAGCTGTGCTAGTGGTGGAGCAAATAATGGGCACAGGTGGTGGGTGGCAAGACCAAATTGGTGGCCTATATCCTGGGATCAAGTGCGCCCAGAGTTTTCCAGGACAACCATTACGGTTGCAAGTTGTTCCAGTGTTGACCACTCCTCAGTTGATTCAGGAATTAGAAGAACGTCTCCTGGTTGTATTCACTGGCCAA GTAAGGCTTGCCCACCAAGTCCTGCAGAAAGTTGTGACCCGGTACCTCCGTCGCGACAATATCTTGATATCTAGCATCAAGAGGCTTGCCGAATTAGCTAAGATCGGGAGAGAAGCCCTGATGAATGGTGAATTGGACGAGCTCGGCGGAATATTGCTGGAGGCCTGGAGGCTGCACCAGGAGCTAGACCCTTTCTGCAGCAACAAGCTCGTGGACAAGCTGTTTGCTTTCGCTGGCCCTTACTGCTGTGGTTACAAGCTGGTCGGAGCCGGTGGCGGTGGCTTTGCGTTGCTGCTTGCCAAGAATGTGAGCTGCGCTAAAGAACTTAGACGGGCACTTGAAGAGTCTGCCACCTTCGATGTGAAGGTGTACGATTGGAACGTCGCCATGCCACGGTGA
- the LOC8059485 gene encoding early nodulin-like protein 1 has protein sequence MRMRARAALPSASASVLLLLLLLVGGSAGAVYKVGDLDAWGVPPPSKPDVYKRWAKSIHFALGDSIWFLYPPSQDSVLQVTPEAFASCDLSRPVARLADGNSFFNLTTPGRAYYASGAPGHCRKGQKLWVDVPMANGTYLQPSATDLAALAPTPAADPPAGFASASAPEGASASPAPRAAVAAAGSVVALLCFALQILLH, from the exons ATGAGGATGCGTGCGCGGGCGGCATTGccatcggcgtcggcgtcggtgctgctgctcctcctgctcctgGTGGGCGGCTCCGCCGGCGCCGTGTACAAGGTGGGCGACCTGGACGCCTGGGGCGTGCCGCCGCCGTCCAAGCCCGACGTCTACAAGCGCTGGGCCAAGTCCATCCACTTCGCGCTCGGCGACTCCATCT GGTTCCTGTACCCGCCGAGCCAGGACTCGGTGCTGCAGGTGACGCCGGAGGCCTTCGCGTCCTGCGACCTGTCGCGCCCCGTGGCCAGGCTCGCCGACGGCAACTCCTTCTTCAACCTCACCACGCCGGGCCGCGCCTACTACGCCAGCGGCGCGCCGGGTCACTGCCGCAAGGGCCAGAAGCTCTGGGTCGACGTCCCCATGGCCAACGGCACCTACCTCCAGCCCTCCGCCACCGACCTCGCCGCGCTCGCGCCCACACCCGCCGCCGACCCGCCCGCCGGGTTCGCATCCGCGTCCGCGCCAGAGGGCGCCAGCGCCTCGCCCGCGccccgcgccgccgtcgccgccgctggATCCGTCGTCGCCCTCCTCTGCTTCGCCCTCCAAATCCTCCTCCACTGA
- the LOC8078004 gene encoding mitochondrial import inner membrane translocase subunit TIM23-2 codes for MADPRLYPTGSGSDDRRDAAYPGSERRLYNPYQDLNLPYRQLYDLPTSPEFLFQEEAVAQRRSWGENLTYYTGVGYLGGAVAGAAMGLRDAARGAEPGEPAKIRANRVLNSCGSSGRRVGNTLGVIGLMYAGIESAMVAARDRDDWINSVTAGLGTGALFRAANGPRSAVVAGAVGGVLAGAAAAAKQVGKRYVPAL; via the coding sequence ATGGCCGACCCGCGGCTGTACCCTACGGGGTCCGGGTCCGACGACCGCCGCGACGCCGCCTACCCCGGCTCCGAGCGCCGCCTCTACAACCCGTACCAGGACCTCAACCTCCCCTACCGGCAGCTCTACGACCTTCCCACCTCCCCGGAGTTCCTCTTCCAGGAGGAGGCCGTCGCGCAGCGCCGGTCCTGGGGCGAGAACCTCACCTACTACACGGGCGTCGGCTACCTCGGCGGCGCCGTGGCCGGGGCCGCGATGGGGCTCCGCGACGCCGCCCGCGGCGCCGAGCCCGGGGAGCCCGCCAAGATCCGGGCCAACCGCGTCCTCAACTCCTGCGGCAGCTCGGGGCGCCGCGTCGGCAACACGCTCGGGGTCATCGGCCTCATGTACGCTGGGATCGAGAGCGCCATGGTCGCCGCGCGAGACCGCGACGACTGGATCAACAGCGTCACGGCCGGGCTCGGCACCGGCGCGCTCTTCCGCGCCGCTAACGGGCCGCGCTCGGCGGTCGTCGCCGGGGCCGTCGGTGGGGttcttgctggcgccgccgcggctgcCAAGCAGGTTGGGAAGAGATACGTCCCTGCCCTCTGA
- the LOC110430271 gene encoding molybdate-anion transporter-like isoform X1 translates to MEVFYYVVFGALAAVVAGLELGKSGKDRVATTSAFNSFKNNYVLVYSLMMSGDWLQGPYVYYLYSQYGFDKGDIGRLFIAGFGSSMLFGTIVGSLADKQGRKRACITYCISYILSCITKHSPEYRVLMIGRILGGIATSLLFSAFESWLVAEHNKRGFDPQWLSITFSKAIFLGNGLIAIVSGLFANLLAENLGFGPVAPFDAAACFLAIGMAIIMSSWSENYGDPSESKDLMAQFKVAAKAIASDEKIALLGAIQSLFEGSMYTFVFLWTPALSPNEEDIPHGFIFATFMLSSMLGSSIASRLLARKLKVEGYMQIVFSISAVTLVLPVVTNILVPTSSVKGGSISVGGSLQLLGFCTFEACVGIFWPSIMKMRSQYIPEEARSTIMNFFRIPLNLFVCVVLYNVNAFPITVMFGMCSIFLFMAAILQRRLMVVSDLHKSSTKAQEMIEEDEPLNP, encoded by the exons aTGGAGGTGTTCTACTACGTCGTGTTCGGCGCGCTAGCCGCCGTCGTGGCGGGGCTAGAGCTCGGCAAGAGCGGCAAGGACCGCGTCGCCACCACCTCCGccttcaactccttcaagaacAACTACGTCCTCGTCTACTCCCTCATGATGT CCGGGGACTGGCTGCAGGGCCCCTACGTGTACTACCTCTACAGCCAGTACGGCTTCGACAAGGGCGACATCGGCCGCCTCTTCATCGCCGGCTTTGGATCCTCCATGCTCTTCGGCACCATCGTCGGCTCGCTCGCCGACAAACA gggccgcAAGAGGGCCTGCATCACCTACTGCATCAGCTACATCCTCAGCTGCATCACCAAGCACTCCCCCGAGTACAGGGTCCTCATGATCGGCCGCATTCTCGGCGGCATCGCCACCTCCCTACTCTTCTCCGCCTTCGAGTCCTGGCTCGTCGCCGAGCACAACAAG AGAGGCTTTGACCCGCAGTGGCTGTCCATAACATTCTCCAAAGCCATCTTCCTTGGGAATGGCTTAATTGCCATTGTATCTGGGCTATTCGCGAACCTTCTTGCTGAGAACTTGGGTTTTGGTCCTGTGGCTCCATTTGATGCGGCTGCATGCTTTCTAGCGATTGGCATGGCTATCATAATGTCCTCATGGAGTGAAAACTATGGAGATCCATCTGAAAGTAAGGACCTGATGGCCCAGTTCAAGGTTGCAGCTAAGGCAATTGCTTCAG ATGAGAAGATTGCATTGCTGGGAGCAATACAGTCATTGTTTGAGGGCTCGATGTACACATTTGTCTTCCTATGGACTCCAGCATTGAGTCCAAATGAAGAAGACATTCCTCATGGTTTTATATTTGCTACATTCATGTTGTCATCTATGTTGGGTAGCTCCATTGCGTCACGTCTATTAGCCCGAAAGCTCAAGGTTGAAGGTTATATGCAGATTGTGTTCTCAATATCGGCTGTCACCCTTGTCCTCCCTGTTGTCACCAAC ATCCTAGTGCCGACATCTTCTGTGAAAGGAGGCAGCATATCAGTTGGAGGTTCTCTTCAGCTTCTTGGTTTCTGCACCTTTGAGGCATGTGTTGGCATATTCTGGCCATCAATCATGAAGATGAGATCTCAGTACATTCCCGAGGAAGCAAGAAGCACAATCATGAATTTCTTCCGCATACCACTCAACTTATTTGTTTGTGTGGTGCTTTACAAT GTGAATGCATTCCCTATCACTGTCATGTTTGGGATGTGTTCTATCTTCCTCTTCATGGCAGCGATCTTGCAGAGACGGCTGATGGTTGTCTCTGATCTACACAAATCATCAACTA AAGCACAAGAAATGATCGAGGAAGATGAGCCACTAAATCCTTAG
- the LOC110430271 gene encoding molybdate-anion transporter-like isoform X2, translating into MEVFYYVVFGALAAVVAGLELGKSGKDRVATTSAFNSFKNNYVLVYSLMMSGDWLQGPYVYYLYSQYGFDKGDIGRLFIAGFGSSMLFGTIVGSLADKQGRKRACITYCISYILSCITKHSPEYRVLMIGRILGGIATSLLFSAFESWLVAEHNKRGFDPQWLSITFSKAIFLGNGLIAIVSGLFANLLAENLGFGPVAPFDAAACFLAIGMAIIMSSWSENYGDPSESKDLMAQFKVAAKAIASDEKIALLGAIQSLFEGSMYTFVFLWTPALSPNEEDIPHGFIFATFMLSSMLGSSIASRLLARKLKVEGYMQIVFSISAVTLVLPVVTNILVPTSSVKGGSISVGGSLQLLGFCTFEACVGIFWPSIMKMRSQYIPEEARSTIMNFFRIPLNLFVCVVLYNVNAFPITVMFGMCSIFLFMAAILQRRLMVVSDLHKSSTTQEMIEEDEPLNP; encoded by the exons aTGGAGGTGTTCTACTACGTCGTGTTCGGCGCGCTAGCCGCCGTCGTGGCGGGGCTAGAGCTCGGCAAGAGCGGCAAGGACCGCGTCGCCACCACCTCCGccttcaactccttcaagaacAACTACGTCCTCGTCTACTCCCTCATGATGT CCGGGGACTGGCTGCAGGGCCCCTACGTGTACTACCTCTACAGCCAGTACGGCTTCGACAAGGGCGACATCGGCCGCCTCTTCATCGCCGGCTTTGGATCCTCCATGCTCTTCGGCACCATCGTCGGCTCGCTCGCCGACAAACA gggccgcAAGAGGGCCTGCATCACCTACTGCATCAGCTACATCCTCAGCTGCATCACCAAGCACTCCCCCGAGTACAGGGTCCTCATGATCGGCCGCATTCTCGGCGGCATCGCCACCTCCCTACTCTTCTCCGCCTTCGAGTCCTGGCTCGTCGCCGAGCACAACAAG AGAGGCTTTGACCCGCAGTGGCTGTCCATAACATTCTCCAAAGCCATCTTCCTTGGGAATGGCTTAATTGCCATTGTATCTGGGCTATTCGCGAACCTTCTTGCTGAGAACTTGGGTTTTGGTCCTGTGGCTCCATTTGATGCGGCTGCATGCTTTCTAGCGATTGGCATGGCTATCATAATGTCCTCATGGAGTGAAAACTATGGAGATCCATCTGAAAGTAAGGACCTGATGGCCCAGTTCAAGGTTGCAGCTAAGGCAATTGCTTCAG ATGAGAAGATTGCATTGCTGGGAGCAATACAGTCATTGTTTGAGGGCTCGATGTACACATTTGTCTTCCTATGGACTCCAGCATTGAGTCCAAATGAAGAAGACATTCCTCATGGTTTTATATTTGCTACATTCATGTTGTCATCTATGTTGGGTAGCTCCATTGCGTCACGTCTATTAGCCCGAAAGCTCAAGGTTGAAGGTTATATGCAGATTGTGTTCTCAATATCGGCTGTCACCCTTGTCCTCCCTGTTGTCACCAAC ATCCTAGTGCCGACATCTTCTGTGAAAGGAGGCAGCATATCAGTTGGAGGTTCTCTTCAGCTTCTTGGTTTCTGCACCTTTGAGGCATGTGTTGGCATATTCTGGCCATCAATCATGAAGATGAGATCTCAGTACATTCCCGAGGAAGCAAGAAGCACAATCATGAATTTCTTCCGCATACCACTCAACTTATTTGTTTGTGTGGTGCTTTACAAT GTGAATGCATTCCCTATCACTGTCATGTTTGGGATGTGTTCTATCTTCCTCTTCATGGCAGCGATCTTGCAGAGACGGCTGATGGTTGTCTCTGATCTACACAAATCATCAACTA CACAAGAAATGATCGAGGAAGATGAGCCACTAAATCCTTAG
- the LOC8078005 gene encoding mitochondrial import inner membrane translocase subunit Tim9 has translation MDKSMLGDLDGLPEEDKMRMAGMIDQLQIRDSLRMYNSLVERCFTDCVDTFRRKTLDKQEESCVRRCAEKFLKHSMRVGMRFAELNQGVATPD, from the exons ATGGACAAGAGCATGCTCGGCGACCTGGACGGCCTCCCCGAGGAGGACAAGATGCGGATGGCCGGCATGATCGACCAGCTCCAGATCCGCGACAG TCTAAGAATGTACAATTCCCTGGTGGAGAGGTGCTTCACAGACTGTGTGGACACATTCCGCCGCAAGACCCTGGACAAGCAAGAGGAGTCATGCGTCCGCCGCTGCGCAGAGAAGTTCCTGAAGCACTCCATGAGGGTTGGCATGAGATTCGCCGAGCTTAACCAGGGTGTGGCCACGCCTGACTAA
- the LOC8059487 gene encoding AAA-ATPase At2g46620 translates to MPLHATSPAGVLAYAALALAALRLLLSYKSALYALRRLWRCADEWAQAYQYHEVPRFAGAGCDGAENPLFRKAAAYVAALPSLEDADAACVVSSASRTNGGLSLQLGPGHTARDAFLGARLSWTSAGGGPERLVLRVRRHDRSRVLRPYLQHVESVADEMEQRRRELRLFANAGTDADTGAPRWASAPFTHPATLDDVAMDPDLKARVRADLESFLKGRAYYHRLGRVWRRSYLLYGPPGTGKSTFAAAMARFLGYDVYDVDLSRAVASGDDLRALLLHTTPRSLVLVEDLDRYLQGGGGDGEARAARVLSFMDGVASCCGEERVMVFTMRGGKDAVDAAVLRPGRLDVHIQFTLCDFEAFKALASNYLGLKDHKLYPQVEEGFHAAGARLSPAELGEIMLANRASPSRALRSVITKLQHVASGGGAAPRYPSHRRNTSWSGGGHQWEDQAQSARASADSALADDETAAGAPPTCGVFGKEAPMREFKKLYGLIKIRSRREGSGVVPQEGDAHGPPTPGNHDRDR, encoded by the coding sequence ATGCCACTGCACGCCACGAGCCCCGCCGGCGTGCTCGCGTACGCCGCCCTCGCGCTCGCGGCGCTGCGGCTGCTGCTGTCCTACAAGTCGGCGCTCTACGCGCTGCGCCGCCTGTGGCGGTGCGCCGACGAGTGGGCGCAGGCGTACCAGTACCACGAGGTGCCGCGCTTCGCCGGGGCTGGGTGCGACGGCGCCGAGAACCCGCTGTTCCGCAAGGCCGCCGCTTACGTGGCGGCGCTGCCGTCGCTGGAGGACGCGGACGCCGCGTGCGTGGTGTCCTCGGCGTCCCGGACCAACGGCGGGCTCTCCCTGCAGCTCGGCCCGGGCCACACCGCGCGGGACGCGTTCCTCGGTGCGCGCCTGTCGTGGACCAGCGCGGGCGGCGGACCCGAGCGCCTGGTGCTGCGGGTGCGCCGCCACGACCGCTCCCGCGTGCTAAGACCTTACCTGCAGCACGTGGAGTCCGTGGCCGACGAGatggagcagcgccgccgcgagctGCGGCTCTTCGCCAACGCCGGCACCGACGCGGACACAGGCGCGCCGCGCTGGGCGTCGGCGCCCTTCACCCACCCGGCCACGCTCGACGACGTAGCCATGGACCCGGACCTCAAGGCCCGCGTCCGCGCCGACCTCGAGAGCTTCCTCAAGGGCCGCGCCTACTACCACCGCCTCGGCCGCGTCTGGCGCCGGAGCTACCTCCTCTACGGCCCGCCGGGCACCGGCAAGTCCACGTTCGCGGCGGCCATGGCCAGGTTCCTGGGCTACGACGTCTACGACGTCGACCTGTCCCGCGCCGTCGCCTCCGGCGACGACCTCCGCGCGCTGCTCCTGCACACCACCCCGCGCTCGCTCGTCCTCGTCGAGGACCTGGACCGGTACCTGCAGGGCGGGGGCGGGGACGGGGAGGCACGCGCGGCCAGGGTGCTGAGCTTCATGGACGGCGTCGCGTCGTGCTGCGGCGAGGAGCGCGTCATGGTGTTCACCATGCGCGGGGGCAAGGACGCCGTCGACGCCGCGGTGCTGCGCCCCGGCCGGCTGGACGTGCACATCCAGTTCACGCTCTGCGACTTCGAGGCGTTCAAGGCGCTGGCCAGCAACTACCTTGGGCTCAAGGACCACAAGCTGTACCCGCAGGTGGAAGAGGGGTTCCACGCCGCCGGCGCCCGCCTCAGCCCCGCCGAGCTCGGCGAGATCATGCTGGCCAACCGCGCGTCCCCGAGCCGCGCGCTCCGCAGCGTGATCACCAAGCTCCAGCACGTCGCGTCCGGGGGCGGCGCGGCGCCGCGGTACCCGTCGCACAGGCGGAACACGAGCTGGTCCGGCGGCGGGCACCAGTGGGAGGACCAGGCCCAGTCGGCGCGCGCCAGCGCGGACTCCGCGCTGGCCGACGACGAGACGGCCGCCGGGGCCCCGCCGACGTGCGGGGTGTTCGGCAAGGAGGCGCCGATGAGGGAGTTCAAGAAGCTGTACGGGCTGATCAAGATCAGGAGCCGGAGGGAGGGGTCGGGCGTCGTGCCACAGGAAGGCGACGCGCACGGGCCGCCGACGCCGGGCAACCACGACAGGGACCGGTGA